Proteins from one Triticum aestivum cultivar Chinese Spring chromosome 7A, IWGSC CS RefSeq v2.1, whole genome shotgun sequence genomic window:
- the LOC123151688 gene encoding uncharacterized protein encodes MEPNMAPRRLWHVVRAVLFMLRKGMSKRKLSMDLQLLLHRGKIAGKALSRLMSAHGHHDQAASRSAAEAPPPASLSRRTLDPALAVYGPRGAGREVEFSCSNTPSYPPVQLIPAKRRRRNNRRTHRGANGAEPGWYNYDAADIAKVFEVLNDEQLLNEVVGDGGAAPPAVVATPSPALWSSFGRSPAPVRQLRITDSPFPLRDDAADLEGGLVDQEADEFIKKFYDQLRRQQNLAAATPEYGYAGRAAGVAY; translated from the coding sequence atggagccgaacatGGCGCCGCGGAGGCTGTGGCACGTGGTGCGCGCCGTGCTGTTCATGCTCCGCAAGGGCATGTCCAAGCGGAAGCTGTCCATGGACCTCCAGCTCCTCCTCCACCGCGGCAAGATCGCCGGCAAGGCCCTCAGCAGGCTCATGAGCGCCCACGGCCACCACGACCAGGCCGCCTCCAGGTCGGCCGCGGAGGCACCTCCGCCGGCGTCGTTGTCGCGCCGCACCCTCGACCCCGCGCTCGCCGTCTATGGCCCGCGCGGCGCCGGCCGCGAGGTGGAGTTCAGCTGCAGCAACACCCCGTCCTACCCGCCCGTCCAACTCATCCCCGCCAAGCGCCGCCGCCGCAACAACCGCCGCACCCACCGCGGCGCCAACGGCGCGGAGCCAGGGTGGTACAACTACGACGCGGCCGACATTGCCAAGGTCTTCGAGGTCCTCAACGACGAGCAGCTGCTGAACGAGGTCGTCGGCGACGGCGGTGCGGCGCCCCCCGCCGTGGTGGCGACGCCGTCCCCCGCGCTGTGGTCGAGCTTCGGCCGCAGCCCGGCGCCGGTGAGGCAGCTGCGGATCACCGACTCGCCGTTCCCGCTGAGGGACGACGCGGCGGATCTGGAGGGCGGGCTGGTGGATCAGGAGGCGGACGAGTTCATCAAGAAGTTCTACGACCAACTGCGCAGGCAGCAgaacctcgccgccgccaccccggaGTACGGCTACGCGGGTCGGGCCGCCGGCGTCGCGTACTAG